One Deltaproteobacteria bacterium genomic window carries:
- the fabG gene encoding 3-oxoacyl-[acyl-carrier-protein] reductase: protein MSGILDGQVALVTGASRGIGRAIAERLARDGALVLVNYLQSQAAAEEVVATIAQAQGKAELCRFDAANGGEITAAVQTILERHKKIDILVNNAGIAINNLLLRLKEEEWEQVMNVNLKGVFLCTKVVSRAMLRQHYGRIINLSSVVGQSGNAGQAAYAASKAGIIGFTKSMAKELASRAITVNAVAPGFIETDMTGTLPEEVKTGYLTLIPAGRWGTPAEVAEVVAFLASPLASYITGQVINVNGGMYV, encoded by the coding sequence ATGAGTGGCATCCTCGATGGGCAAGTTGCGTTAGTGACCGGTGCTTCGCGTGGTATCGGGCGTGCGATTGCTGAACGTTTAGCGCGTGATGGTGCGTTGGTTCTAGTGAATTATTTGCAATCACAAGCGGCGGCTGAAGAGGTCGTCGCGACCATCGCGCAAGCGCAAGGCAAAGCTGAACTGTGCCGTTTTGATGCCGCCAATGGTGGGGAAATTACTGCCGCAGTACAGACGATCCTTGAGCGTCACAAGAAGATCGATATTTTGGTGAACAACGCCGGGATTGCGATCAACAATTTGCTCCTTCGCCTCAAAGAAGAAGAGTGGGAGCAAGTGATGAACGTCAATTTGAAAGGTGTTTTCCTGTGTACGAAGGTTGTCTCGCGCGCGATGCTCCGACAGCACTATGGCCGTATCATTAACCTGAGTTCGGTGGTTGGGCAGTCAGGTAATGCCGGACAGGCGGCGTATGCGGCATCGAAGGCGGGTATTATTGGCTTCACCAAGTCGATGGCGAAAGAGCTGGCTTCGCGGGCCATTACCGTGAACGCGGTTGCACCGGGATTTATTGAAACTGATATGACCGGGACCTTGCCAGAGGAGGTCAAAACAGGATATTTGACCCTTATTCCTGCCGGTCGATGGGGGACTCCTGCAGAAGTTGCAGAGGTTGTGGCGTTTCTGGCCAGCCCACTGGCGAGTTACATCACCGGCCAAGTGATTAATGTCAACGGCGGCATGTACGTATAA
- the acpP gene encoding acyl carrier protein yields the protein MAGSIEDRVKEIICEQLGVSADEVTPQASFIEDLGADSLDLVELVMALEEEYGMEISDEDAEKIRTVNDVLEYINKQKK from the coding sequence ATGGCAGGATCGATTGAAGATCGCGTAAAAGAGATCATTTGTGAACAACTTGGGGTCAGTGCCGACGAAGTCACCCCACAAGCGTCATTCATTGAGGACCTTGGGGCAGATTCACTCGACCTCGTTGAACTCGTAATGGCGCTCGAAGAAGAGTATGGTATGGAAATCTCAGACGAAGACGCTGAGAAAATTCGTACCGTGAACGATGTCCTTGAGTACATTAATAAACAAAAGAAGTAG
- a CDS encoding serine hydroxymethyltransferase, translated as MNSALAQCDPEIYAAIQSETERQEYNLELIASENIVSEAVLEAQGSVLTNKYAEGYPGRRYYGGCEYVDVVEQLAIDRAKQLFGAEHANVQPHSGSQANMSAYFSQLQPGDTILSMNLSHGGHLTHGSPVNFSGKFFKVIPYGVRESDQRIDYDEVASLARQHRPKMIVAGHSAYPRQIDAVPFRKVADEVGAMLMVDIAHFAGLVAAGIHPSPLPHAEIVTTTTHKTLRGPRGGMIMCKAALAKSIDSSIFPGNQGGPLMHVIAAKAVAFKEALSPEFKQYQQQIVNNAKALAQGLSKRGFRLVSGGTDNHLMLLDLRGTELTGKVAQETLDVARITVNKNAVPFDNRSPFVTSGVRIGTPAVTSRGMKEKEMDVIADLIFRALQKVGDEGALKAIGTEVRDLCQQFPMYKGRVKTA; from the coding sequence ATGAATAGCGCACTTGCCCAATGTGACCCAGAAATTTACGCCGCAATCCAAAGCGAAACCGAACGACAAGAGTACAATTTAGAACTTATAGCCTCAGAAAACATTGTGAGTGAGGCCGTGCTCGAAGCGCAAGGTTCGGTTCTTACCAACAAGTATGCCGAAGGATACCCGGGCCGACGCTACTACGGTGGATGCGAGTATGTCGATGTTGTCGAACAACTTGCGATTGATCGCGCCAAGCAATTATTCGGGGCTGAGCACGCGAATGTACAGCCACACTCCGGGTCGCAGGCCAATATGTCGGCGTATTTCTCGCAGCTCCAGCCGGGCGATACGATCCTGAGCATGAATCTGTCGCATGGTGGTCACCTGACGCACGGCAGTCCGGTGAATTTCTCAGGAAAATTCTTCAAAGTCATTCCTTATGGCGTACGCGAGTCTGACCAGCGTATTGATTATGATGAAGTCGCGTCGTTAGCACGGCAACATCGCCCCAAAATGATCGTTGCCGGTCACAGTGCGTACCCGCGTCAGATCGATGCGGTCCCGTTTCGTAAGGTCGCCGACGAGGTCGGTGCAATGTTGATGGTTGATATTGCCCATTTTGCTGGGTTGGTGGCTGCAGGGATTCACCCTTCACCGTTGCCACATGCTGAAATCGTGACGACGACGACACACAAAACGCTACGGGGACCGCGAGGCGGCATGATCATGTGCAAAGCCGCATTGGCGAAGTCGATTGATTCCTCTATTTTTCCTGGAAACCAGGGTGGGCCACTAATGCACGTCATTGCGGCCAAAGCAGTGGCGTTCAAAGAGGCGCTCTCGCCGGAGTTCAAACAGTATCAGCAACAAATTGTGAACAACGCCAAGGCTCTGGCGCAGGGGTTATCGAAACGCGGCTTTCGCCTTGTTTCCGGTGGAACGGATAATCATTTGATGCTACTTGACCTGCGTGGAACGGAACTGACTGGGAAAGTGGCGCAGGAAACCCTTGATGTCGCGCGGATCACGGTCAATAAAAATGCAGTTCCTTTTGACAATCGCTCTCCGTTTGTGACGAGTGGGGTGCGGATCGGCACACCCGCAGTAACAAGTCGGGGGATGAAAGAGAAAGAAATGGATGTCATTGCTGACCTCATTTTCCGTGCGTTGCAGAAGGTTGGTGATGAGGGAGCGCTGAAAGCGATTGGCACGGAGGTACGCGATCTCTGTCAGCAGTTTCCGATGTATAAAGGGCGAGTGAAGACTGCTTAA
- the nrdR gene encoding transcriptional repressor NrdR, whose product MKCPFCASLENRVIDSRLSREGDVTRRRRECTRCERRFTTYERVEEILPLVVKKDGRREAYDRLKVVNGLRKACEKRPVSMATIEEVADRIEHLLQSRGEKEIASAMIGEEIMRELYNLDKVAYVRFASVYRSFQDLDAFMHELKELVDGRGRTSEEEERKSRRRAPGDRAKSQLRDS is encoded by the coding sequence ATGAAATGTCCCTTCTGCGCTAGCTTAGAAAATCGAGTTATCGATTCACGCTTAAGTCGTGAAGGCGATGTCACACGCCGACGGCGCGAATGCACTCGCTGCGAGCGGCGCTTTACTACCTATGAACGGGTAGAAGAGATCCTTCCCCTGGTTGTCAAAAAAGATGGACGCCGGGAAGCGTATGATCGCTTAAAGGTGGTCAACGGTCTACGCAAAGCCTGTGAAAAACGTCCTGTGAGTATGGCGACGATCGAAGAAGTCGCCGATCGCATTGAGCACTTGCTGCAGAGCCGTGGCGAAAAAGAAATCGCCAGCGCGATGATTGGCGAAGAGATCATGCGTGAACTCTACAACCTCGATAAAGTCGCGTATGTCCGCTTTGCCTCGGTGTACCGCTCATTCCAAGATCTCGATGCGTTTATGCATGAATTGAAAGAGCTGGTTGATGGCCGTGGGCGCACGAGCGAGGAAGAAGAACGTAAGTCGCGCCGCCGCGCGCCTGGTGATCGAGCGAAGTCACAGCTGAGGGACTCGTGA
- the ribD gene encoding bifunctional diaminohydroxyphosphoribosylaminopyrimidine deaminase/5-amino-6-(5-phosphoribosylamino)uracil reductase RibD has translation MRRAIELATKALGRTSPNPAVGAVIVRNGHVLAEGFHRLAGLPHAEREALRRLTGSARGATIYVNLEPCSHHGRTPPCADALIEAGFKRVVVGMVDPNPLVRGRGLRRLQRAGIAVEAGVLREECERLNEDFACFIQTGRPFVTLKLAASLDGRIAAASGDSQWISGEQSRRIVHELRNRVDAILVGAETVRSDDPQLTCRIRGGRDPLRVILDTRLSIAPTARVCTQQSPAQTLIAVGEDHGQKKKLAQLEARGVHVVPFPTNNGYIPLRSLLAELAQRGHKSVLIEGGGRVAAAAFREGVVDKVLFFYAPLLLGGDGRAMIGPLGIDRVAAGQKLHTMTVQRIGKDILVAAYVGERGKRNGHFHSAS, from the coding sequence ATGCGACGCGCGATTGAACTGGCAACGAAAGCCTTAGGCCGTACAAGTCCGAATCCTGCAGTTGGTGCAGTCATTGTGCGAAACGGCCACGTGCTTGCTGAAGGGTTTCATCGTCTTGCTGGTCTTCCTCACGCAGAACGGGAGGCGTTACGCCGCCTGACCGGCTCCGCCCGTGGGGCTACTATTTACGTCAATCTCGAGCCATGTTCACACCACGGGCGCACCCCGCCATGTGCTGATGCCCTTATCGAAGCAGGTTTCAAGCGGGTCGTCGTTGGTATGGTTGATCCTAATCCACTGGTGCGGGGCCGAGGGCTCCGGCGTTTACAGCGAGCTGGAATCGCCGTCGAGGCTGGGGTGTTGCGCGAAGAATGTGAACGCTTGAATGAGGATTTTGCCTGTTTCATTCAGACCGGACGTCCATTTGTGACGCTGAAGCTGGCTGCGTCATTGGACGGTCGCATTGCCGCAGCCAGTGGTGACTCGCAGTGGATCAGTGGAGAACAGTCGCGCCGCATCGTGCACGAATTGCGCAATCGCGTCGATGCGATACTGGTCGGTGCAGAAACAGTTCGGAGCGATGATCCACAGTTGACGTGCCGAATACGTGGTGGTCGTGACCCACTGCGAGTTATTCTTGATACGCGTCTCAGTATTGCGCCGACAGCCCGTGTATGTACGCAACAATCACCTGCTCAGACCTTGATTGCGGTTGGTGAAGATCACGGGCAAAAGAAGAAGCTTGCTCAACTGGAAGCCCGAGGGGTACACGTCGTACCGTTTCCCACGAACAACGGCTATATCCCACTGCGCTCGTTGCTTGCAGAATTAGCCCAACGCGGGCATAAATCAGTGCTCATCGAAGGTGGTGGGCGGGTAGCTGCCGCCGCTTTTCGTGAAGGCGTGGTTGATAAGGTGTTGTTTTTTTACGCGCCACTCTTGCTTGGTGGCGACGGACGGGCCATGATTGGCCCCCTTGGGATAGACCGGGTTGCCGCTGGGCAGAAACTGCATACAATGACGGTTCAGCGCATCGGCAAGGATATTCTCGTAGCTGCTTATGTAGGTGAGAGAGGGAAACGCAATGGCCATTTCCACAGTGCCAGTTGA